Proteins encoded within one genomic window of Streptomyces sp. NBC_01314:
- a CDS encoding aldose epimerase family protein: MWEKGGTSPVKELFGKLADGTEIHRWSLENGGTRLKVLSYGGIVQSLETPDRDGRYANISLGFDTVEDYVAGSPYFGALIGRYGNRIDAGRFTLDGETYELSVNDGANSLHGGANGFDTAVWHVEPFTDGPDVGLRLSRTSADGEMGYPGTLDVKVTYTLTERGEWRIDYEAATDRATVVNLTNHVYWNLTGEGSGSVLDHELTIAAARYTPVDAGLIPTGEPAGVEGTPFDFRTGKAVGDDLREADPQLLHAKGFDHNWVLDKGGTAEPEWAATLTDPASGRTLRISTTEPGLQFYSGNFLDGTLVGPSGKIYRQGDALCLETQHFPDSPNKPSYPSTVLRPGQTYRSTTVHAFG, encoded by the coding sequence TTGTGGGAGAAAGGCGGGACGTCACCCGTGAAGGAACTCTTCGGCAAGCTCGCCGACGGCACCGAGATCCACCGCTGGTCGCTGGAGAACGGCGGCACCCGTCTGAAGGTCCTGTCGTACGGCGGGATCGTTCAGTCCCTGGAGACCCCGGACCGGGACGGCCGGTACGCGAACATCTCCCTGGGCTTCGACACCGTCGAGGACTACGTCGCCGGGTCGCCCTACTTCGGCGCGCTGATCGGCCGGTACGGCAACCGGATCGATGCGGGCCGCTTCACCCTGGACGGCGAGACGTACGAACTCTCCGTCAACGACGGCGCGAACAGTCTGCACGGCGGGGCGAACGGCTTCGACACGGCCGTGTGGCACGTCGAGCCGTTCACGGACGGCCCGGACGTGGGTCTGCGGCTGTCCCGCACCAGCGCCGACGGCGAGATGGGCTACCCCGGCACGCTGGACGTGAAGGTCACCTACACCCTCACCGAGCGGGGCGAGTGGCGTATCGACTACGAGGCGGCCACGGACCGGGCCACCGTCGTCAACCTCACCAACCACGTCTACTGGAACCTCACGGGCGAGGGCAGCGGCTCCGTTCTGGACCACGAGCTGACGATCGCCGCCGCCCGCTACACCCCGGTCGACGCCGGCCTGATCCCCACCGGTGAGCCGGCCGGCGTCGAAGGCACCCCCTTCGACTTCCGAACGGGCAAGGCGGTCGGCGACGACCTCCGCGAGGCCGATCCACAGCTGCTCCACGCCAAGGGGTTCGACCACAACTGGGTCCTGGACAAGGGCGGTACGGCCGAGCCGGAGTGGGCCGCCACGCTCACCGACCCGGCGTCCGGCCGCACCCTGAGGATCTCGACGACCGAACCCGGGCTGCAGTTCTACTCCGGGAACTTCCTGGACGGCACGCTCGTAGGACCCTCCGGGAAGATCTACCGGCAAGGGGACGCGCTGTGCCTGGAGACCCAGCACTTCCCGGACTCGCCGAACAAGCCGTCGTACCCGTCGACGGTGCTGCGACCTGGACAGACGTACCGATCGACGACGGTCCACGCATTCGGATGA
- a CDS encoding type II toxin-antitoxin system Phd/YefM family antitoxin, with product MSDPVIESMADVRSHLADVIDRARREETPTIITRRGKQEAVVIDIREYQRLREIAENAEEAWLNQLADEAESEGTQGSVSLEEMAALLRAHQG from the coding sequence ATGAGTGATCCGGTGATCGAATCCATGGCCGATGTCCGCAGCCACCTCGCCGACGTCATCGATCGCGCTCGTCGGGAGGAAACCCCGACGATCATCACGCGGCGCGGCAAGCAGGAAGCCGTCGTGATCGATATCCGGGAGTACCAGCGCCTCCGGGAGATCGCCGAGAACGCCGAAGAGGCGTGGCTCAATCAACTGGCCGACGAAGCCGAATCCGAGGGTACGCAGGGGTCGGTCTCGCTCGAAGAGATGGCCGCCTTGCTGCGCGCGCATCAGGGCTGA
- a CDS encoding type II toxin-antitoxin system RelE/ParE family toxin produces MGYVTRFTPHAQRDMFKIPRPDALRVLYRLAELQKAMDAGDTASFDIKVLQGHSARWRLRVGDYRVVYTVEDGQLIVWVLAVGNRRDLYRQVP; encoded by the coding sequence ATGGGGTACGTCACGCGCTTCACGCCGCACGCTCAGCGGGACATGTTCAAGATTCCGCGCCCTGACGCCCTGCGCGTCCTGTACCGCCTCGCCGAACTCCAGAAGGCAATGGACGCGGGAGACACCGCATCGTTCGACATCAAGGTCCTCCAGGGGCACAGTGCCCGCTGGCGGCTCAGGGTCGGCGACTACCGCGTCGTCTACACCGTTGAGGACGGCCAGTTGATCGTGTGGGTCCTGGCCGTAGGCAACCGTCGCGACCTCTACCGCCAGGTTCCGTAG
- a CDS encoding extracellular solute-binding protein, whose protein sequence is MAATAALGLAAGLSGCGGGTDAKSETVSLTVVATNYGDSVHKNSAGYWDRVTLAFGAEHPGIDVDVKVYDPDEVDEKVAELVERGEAPDIVQTDSYSEYAAQDLLYRADDILSVPVQASFVQSLANAGELDRAQYGLPFTASTRLLYYNKDLFERAGLKPPKTWDELAAAASVLKVQGVKYPIAVPLGPEEAEAETLMWLLAGDGGYTDSTNRYDLASSSNVATLTWLKKNLVGEGLTGPVAPGELNRGEAVDAFLTGDAAMVNGPLSLVRQIEDSSDSVPYGAVPLPSRDGKETPTMGTADWVIAFKNDDHRVAIGQFLDILYSDKYVTEQAAQYELLPVTTSAADAMRADKAHRSLWSGLDTLQNLRLYPVAETNWSEVATTIRKRIGKAVTPEGNPQEVLKSIAAAAK, encoded by the coding sequence ATGGCGGCCACGGCCGCGCTGGGGCTCGCGGCCGGGCTGTCCGGCTGCGGCGGGGGCACGGACGCGAAGTCCGAAACGGTCTCCCTGACGGTCGTCGCGACCAACTACGGCGACAGCGTCCACAAGAACTCCGCGGGCTACTGGGACCGGGTCACCCTGGCGTTCGGCGCAGAGCATCCGGGCATCGACGTGGACGTCAAGGTCTACGACCCGGACGAGGTCGACGAGAAGGTCGCCGAGCTGGTCGAGCGGGGCGAGGCCCCCGACATCGTTCAGACGGACAGCTACTCCGAGTACGCCGCGCAGGACCTCCTCTACCGCGCGGACGACATACTGTCGGTCCCGGTCCAGGCCTCGTTCGTCCAGAGTCTCGCGAACGCCGGGGAGCTGGACCGGGCTCAGTACGGCCTGCCGTTCACCGCGAGCACCCGGCTGCTCTACTACAACAAGGACCTGTTCGAGCGAGCGGGCCTGAAGCCGCCGAAGACCTGGGACGAACTCGCCGCCGCGGCAAGTGTGTTGAAGGTGCAGGGGGTGAAGTACCCGATCGCCGTGCCGCTCGGCCCGGAGGAGGCGGAGGCCGAGACACTGATGTGGCTGCTGGCCGGCGACGGCGGCTACACCGACTCCACGAACAGATACGACCTCGCCTCCTCCTCCAATGTGGCGACGCTGACCTGGCTGAAGAAGAACCTGGTCGGCGAGGGTCTCACCGGACCGGTCGCGCCCGGCGAGCTGAACCGGGGCGAGGCCGTCGACGCCTTCCTCACCGGTGACGCGGCCATGGTCAACGGCCCGCTGTCGCTGGTCCGCCAGATCGAGGACTCCTCCGACTCCGTGCCCTACGGCGCCGTGCCACTGCCGAGCCGCGACGGCAAGGAGACCCCCACGATGGGCACCGCGGACTGGGTCATCGCCTTCAAGAACGACGACCACCGCGTCGCCATCGGACAGTTTCTCGACATCCTCTACTCCGACAAGTACGTGACCGAGCAGGCCGCCCAGTACGAACTGCTCCCCGTCACCACGTCCGCCGCCGACGCGATGCGCGCCGACAAGGCCCACCGGTCCCTGTGGAGCGGCCTCGACACCCTCCAGAACCTCCGCCTCTACCCCGTCGCCGAGACCAACTGGTCCGAGGTCGCCACCACGATCCGCAAGCGGATCGGCAAGGCGGTGACTCCGGAGGGGAACCCGCAGGAGGTACTGAAGTCGATCGCGGCAGCGGCCAAGTAG
- a CDS encoding GNAT family N-acetyltransferase — MHPVHRVSKRLDIRELRPDDADAVFAIYGSEQATEHLSFEPRTRDQVRQIVGRSIEAANAPDRTEYVLAVVEHDMDTLVGFGRLALDPHQPGGATMGFALRPASWGRGYGVETVRLLLGLGFEELSLHRVWGARSPANEASARTMARAGMVEEGRIREHIRKGGVWRDSIVHAMLDHEWAARSQSG, encoded by the coding sequence ATGCATCCGGTCCATCGTGTGAGCAAGCGTCTGGACATACGCGAGCTGCGGCCTGACGACGCTGACGCCGTGTTCGCGATCTACGGCAGCGAGCAGGCTACCGAGCATCTGTCCTTCGAACCGCGCACGCGCGACCAGGTACGCCAGATCGTGGGACGTTCCATCGAGGCGGCCAACGCCCCGGACCGTACCGAGTACGTGCTCGCCGTGGTCGAGCACGACATGGACACGCTCGTCGGCTTCGGCCGTTTGGCCTTGGACCCGCACCAACCCGGCGGAGCGACCATGGGCTTCGCCCTGCGCCCAGCCTCCTGGGGGCGCGGCTACGGAGTCGAGACTGTACGGCTGTTGCTCGGTCTCGGCTTCGAAGAGCTGAGCCTGCACCGGGTCTGGGGCGCTCGCTCCCCCGCCAACGAAGCCTCCGCGAGGACGATGGCGCGGGCCGGGATGGTCGAGGAAGGCCGGATTCGCGAGCACATTCGCAAGGGCGGAGTATGGCGCGACTCCATCGTCCACGCCATGCTTGATCATGAGTGGGCGGCTCGAAGCCAGAGTGGCTGA
- a CDS encoding SpoIIE family protein phosphatase — MPGAGDEERSRPAAEPDFWRQVVEQLSTAMMVLDPAARILAVNPAAERLLGRTAGAMRGKDAHELLHRDAGGGTLVRERCPLLRVLAERAAARGDGDSYLRGDGRVVTIAWSASPLTDAGSFKGMAVLFTDATGDPGTRRERAERAAYTSALEDLTERLTLVAEITDVLGQTLETDEALARLGRLLVPRLADWSAVDLRTGSGQVHRVAVTGPAGRDAGLEGSREPLPEAGEADGSPLVQVLTGGDPALWDEQNRAETAVPPGSPLATLHGDFLRTVGATSAITVPLGSGRQITGALTVVRTDPAHPFDAADLEVVSDIGHRVGRVIDNARRFGRQRAVAEAMQRNLLAPLPQPGRLRLAARYQPAPAGSQVGGDWYDAFELKDGTLALVIGDVVGHDLTAAAGMAQLHGILRSLAWDHIGPPGSVVDRLDDAMPAITTVPMATLVLARVEGHPLTGPWTLRWTSAGHPPPLLLTPGGHAQYLEAGQGLLLGARLGDETSRPDATHPLPPGATLLLYTDGLIEIPGSDIETGLGRLRRHALALAHAPLDTLCDQLLARMPPGSTDDVALLALRLPAE; from the coding sequence GTGCCCGGTGCGGGAGACGAGGAACGGTCGCGGCCGGCCGCCGAGCCGGACTTCTGGCGGCAGGTCGTCGAGCAGCTGAGCACAGCCATGATGGTGCTCGATCCGGCCGCACGGATCCTCGCCGTCAACCCGGCCGCCGAGCGGCTGCTGGGCCGTACCGCAGGCGCGATGCGCGGGAAGGACGCACACGAGCTGCTGCACCGGGACGCGGGCGGTGGCACGCTCGTCCGGGAGCGGTGCCCGCTGCTCCGGGTGCTGGCCGAGAGGGCTGCCGCGCGCGGGGACGGCGACAGCTATCTGCGCGGTGACGGTCGCGTGGTCACGATCGCCTGGTCCGCTTCCCCTCTGACGGACGCCGGCTCCTTCAAGGGCATGGCCGTGCTGTTCACCGATGCCACGGGCGACCCCGGCACGCGCCGGGAACGAGCTGAACGGGCCGCCTATACGAGTGCGTTGGAGGACCTCACCGAGCGGCTGACGCTGGTCGCGGAGATCACCGACGTACTGGGCCAGACCCTGGAGACCGACGAAGCCCTCGCTCGGCTGGGCCGCCTGCTGGTTCCCCGCCTCGCCGACTGGTCCGCGGTGGACCTCCGGACCGGTTCCGGGCAGGTCCACCGGGTTGCGGTGACGGGTCCCGCGGGCCGGGACGCCGGACTGGAAGGCAGCCGCGAGCCTCTTCCCGAGGCCGGGGAGGCGGACGGCTCGCCTCTTGTCCAGGTACTGACCGGCGGTGACCCCGCGCTGTGGGACGAGCAGAACCGGGCGGAGACGGCCGTACCGCCCGGTTCTCCCCTGGCCACCCTCCACGGCGACTTCCTGCGGACGGTGGGCGCGACGTCCGCCATCACGGTGCCGCTGGGCTCCGGACGGCAGATCACCGGCGCCCTGACGGTGGTCCGCACCGACCCGGCGCACCCCTTCGACGCCGCCGACCTGGAGGTGGTGAGTGACATCGGCCACCGGGTCGGCCGGGTCATCGACAACGCACGGCGGTTCGGCCGTCAGCGCGCCGTCGCCGAGGCCATGCAGCGCAACCTGCTCGCCCCGCTGCCCCAGCCCGGCCGGCTGCGGCTGGCCGCCCGCTACCAGCCCGCGCCCGCCGGCTCCCAGGTCGGCGGCGACTGGTACGACGCGTTCGAGCTGAAGGACGGCACGCTCGCGCTGGTCATCGGCGACGTCGTCGGCCACGACCTGACCGCGGCGGCGGGAATGGCCCAACTGCACGGCATCCTGCGCTCGTTGGCCTGGGACCACATCGGGCCGCCCGGCAGCGTCGTCGACCGCCTCGACGACGCCATGCCCGCGATCACCACCGTCCCGATGGCCACCCTCGTCCTCGCCCGGGTGGAAGGCCACCCGCTCACGGGCCCATGGACACTGCGGTGGACCAGCGCCGGACATCCACCGCCGCTCCTCCTCACCCCCGGCGGACACGCGCAGTACCTCGAAGCCGGGCAGGGACTCCTCCTCGGCGCCCGCCTGGGCGACGAAACGAGCCGGCCGGACGCCACGCACCCCCTGCCGCCGGGTGCCACCCTGCTGCTCTACACCGACGGCCTGATCGAGATCCCCGGCAGCGACATCGAGACCGGCCTGGGCCGCCTGCGCCGCCACGCCCTGGCGCTCGCCCACGCGCCCCTGGACACGCTGTGCGACCAGCTACTCGCCCGTATGCCGCCCGGCAGCACCGACGACGTGGCCCTCCTCGCCCTGCGTCTGCCGGCGGAGTGA
- a CDS encoding DUF5994 family protein produces the protein MSATTPHLPPRPVPFIAPSARLALKSESPFAGATGLDGAWWPRSRDLPGELSALADVLDPLWGRITRIAVNPRHWPALPSRIVVNGHVVKVGWFTSALDPHAILLLSYTAGRWNLLVIPPGDRRPLGRPADGRRECGHRPADDRDRAHDGGTGPHRAGPHDPQVHYQQVPTPRTRCEHERSGSTITAVAMTCGRHPLALRPRPPPARGQVPGARPGVE, from the coding sequence ATGTCCGCGACCACCCCCCATCTCCCTCCACGGCCCGTTCCCTTCATCGCCCCGTCCGCGCGCCTCGCGCTGAAGTCCGAGAGCCCTTTCGCGGGGGCCACCGGATTGGACGGTGCCTGGTGGCCCCGTTCACGTGACCTGCCGGGCGAACTCTCCGCCCTGGCAGACGTGCTGGATCCGTTGTGGGGACGGATCACCCGTATCGCGGTCAATCCCCGCCACTGGCCGGCCCTCCCGTCCCGGATCGTCGTCAACGGCCATGTGGTGAAGGTCGGTTGGTTCACCTCGGCGCTGGATCCGCACGCGATCCTGCTGCTGTCCTACACCGCGGGCCGATGGAACCTCCTGGTGATCCCCCCCGGAGACCGGCGCCCGCTCGGCCGCCCGGCTGATGGCCGCCGCGAGTGCGGACACCGGCCCGCCGATGACCGCGACCGTGCTCATGACGGCGGAACGGGCCCGCACCGGGCGGGCCCGCATGACCCGCAGGTCCACTACCAGCAGGTCCCGACGCCCCGCACCCGGTGCGAGCACGAACGGAGCGGATCGACGATCACCGCCGTAGCCATGACGTGCGGCCGCCACCCCCTTGCCCTCCGTCCCCGACCTCCACCTGCTCGTGGGCAGGTACCGGGGGCCCGCCCCGGAGTAGAGTAA
- a CDS encoding DUF5994 family protein, with protein sequence MTATIFHPPTVEAAGRSSSLSPRLSLAPVGPAPALLDGAWWPRSRDLGAELLPLTAVLDPLWGRITRVTVNPLHWPVAPRKVPVAGHVVKVGWFLTEQDPHELLLLSYRTGRWNLLVVPPQTPADSAAWLMAAASDPLGTSTASRLMEEAARLRAVREADRSVEAVWDSEGGHEAGGPAVRPRIPTMTAMTAVTAMTAAMPRQPIGR encoded by the coding sequence ATGACCGCGACCATTTTCCACCCGCCGACGGTCGAAGCAGCCGGCCGTTCCTCCTCGCTCTCTCCCCGCCTGTCGCTGGCTCCCGTCGGTCCCGCACCGGCTCTGCTGGACGGCGCATGGTGGCCACGCTCCCGCGATCTCGGGGCCGAACTCCTCCCCTTGACCGCAGTACTTGATCCGTTGTGGGGCCGGATCACCCGGGTCACGGTGAATCCCCTGCACTGGCCGGTCGCTCCGCGCAAGGTGCCCGTCGCCGGGCACGTGGTGAAGGTGGGCTGGTTCCTGACCGAACAGGACCCGCACGAACTGCTGTTGCTCTCGTACCGCACCGGCCGCTGGAACCTCCTGGTGGTCCCGCCGCAGACGCCCGCCGACTCTGCCGCCTGGCTGATGGCCGCCGCGAGCGACCCCCTGGGCACGTCGACCGCGAGCCGGTTGATGGAGGAGGCAGCGCGTCTGCGGGCGGTGCGTGAGGCCGACCGGTCCGTCGAGGCGGTCTGGGACTCCGAAGGAGGACATGAGGCCGGTGGTCCGGCCGTACGTCCGCGGATCCCGACCATGACCGCCATGACCGCCGTGACTGCCATGACCGCCGCGATGCCGCGTCAGCCGATCGGAAGGTGA
- a CDS encoding intradiol ring-cleavage dioxygenase — protein sequence MTDTSVPAEATETTSATSATSANSVGRRTVLIATGATAATLAVGAAATPEAPTTGTADTGNTAPVAAAAVCTLTKEMTEGPYYLDGQLVRADIRENKTGFPLVLTLTVVDDDTCAPLAGALVEIWHCDALGEYSGFVGNNGHNEPDNGTFLRGAVLSNSSGVAKITTVYPGWYRGRCIHIHLKVHTDVTLTSDGSFTGGQELHTGQLFFDETITTRVGALSPYSANTVPRTTLAQDSIYDEGGAASGLLTLTALGSSPTAGYAGSLTVGVETS from the coding sequence ATGACAGACACTTCAGTGCCCGCAGAGGCAACAGAGACGACTTCGGCGACCTCGGCGACCTCGGCGAATTCGGTCGGCCGCCGGACCGTACTGATCGCCACCGGTGCCACGGCCGCCACCCTGGCCGTCGGCGCCGCCGCCACACCTGAAGCCCCCACAACCGGGACGGCCGACACGGGGAACACCGCCCCCGTGGCCGCCGCGGCCGTCTGCACCCTCACGAAGGAGATGACCGAAGGCCCCTACTACCTCGACGGACAGCTCGTCCGCGCCGACATCCGCGAGAACAAGACCGGCTTCCCGCTGGTGCTCACCCTCACCGTCGTGGACGACGACACCTGCGCGCCGCTCGCGGGCGCCCTGGTGGAGATCTGGCACTGCGACGCGCTCGGCGAGTACTCCGGTTTCGTCGGCAACAACGGCCACAACGAGCCCGACAACGGTACGTTCCTGCGCGGCGCCGTACTGTCGAACTCCAGCGGCGTCGCGAAGATCACGACCGTCTACCCCGGCTGGTACCGGGGCCGGTGCATCCACATCCACCTCAAGGTGCACACCGACGTCACGCTCACCTCCGACGGCTCGTTCACGGGCGGCCAGGAGCTCCACACCGGCCAGCTCTTCTTCGACGAGACCATCACCACGCGTGTCGGCGCGCTCTCCCCCTACTCGGCCAACACGGTCCCCCGCACCACCCTCGCCCAGGACTCCATCTACGACGAGGGAGGCGCCGCCTCCGGCCTCCTCACCCTGACAGCCCTGGGCAGCTCACCAACGGCCGGGTACGCGGGGTCGCTGACGGTGGGGGTGGAGACGAGCTGA
- a CDS encoding ATP-binding protein, whose amino-acid sequence MPGGETDSGAGTIGGPGDDTPGPIPETLLLKRHFTGENLHQVRAQVEDTAAAAGLGGVRLGEFTLAVSEIAANAVEHAGGHGRLELRRLPHELECRITDNGPGFTPTIPELLPGLTDTCPGRGLWLAHLVTDRLTVTTDLRGAGAEVTLAMWLG is encoded by the coding sequence ATGCCGGGCGGGGAGACGGACAGCGGAGCAGGAACGATCGGCGGGCCTGGCGACGACACCCCCGGCCCCATCCCCGAAACGCTCCTGCTGAAACGCCACTTCACGGGCGAGAACCTTCACCAGGTACGCGCCCAGGTGGAGGACACGGCCGCCGCGGCGGGCCTCGGCGGGGTGCGCCTCGGCGAGTTCACCCTCGCGGTCAGCGAGATCGCCGCCAACGCGGTCGAACACGCCGGCGGCCACGGCCGGCTCGAACTCCGCCGCCTCCCCCACGAACTGGAGTGCCGCATCACCGACAACGGCCCCGGCTTCACCCCCACCATCCCCGAACTCCTCCCCGGCCTCACCGACACCTGCCCCGGCCGCGGCCTCTGGCTGGCCCACCTGGTCACGGACCGCCTGACAGTCACTACGGACCTGAGGGGGGCGGGGGCCGAGGTGACGTTGGCGATGTGGCTGGGGTGA
- a CDS encoding PRC-barrel domain-containing protein: MIRSADIREWRNHDVVDEKQRTIGMLEAVYVDTATDEPAMATVRTGLPTRHRLVFVPLDDAVLGPDYVKVAYTKGRVRKAPSIGTDDVLPAEQEEEIFQHYGMTYRPGAAGERQLARR; the protein is encoded by the coding sequence ATGATCCGTTCAGCCGACATCCGCGAGTGGCGCAACCATGACGTGGTCGACGAGAAACAGCGCACGATCGGCATGCTCGAAGCCGTCTACGTGGACACGGCCACCGACGAACCGGCCATGGCCACCGTCCGGACCGGACTGCCCACCCGCCACCGGCTGGTCTTCGTCCCCCTCGACGACGCGGTACTCGGACCGGACTACGTCAAGGTCGCCTACACCAAGGGACGGGTACGGAAAGCGCCGTCGATCGGGACGGACGACGTGCTGCCGGCCGAGCAGGAGGAGGAGATCTTCCAGCACTACGGCATGACGTACCGACCGGGAGCAGCCGGCGAACGTCAGCTCGCCCGCCGCTGA
- a CDS encoding histidinol-phosphate transaminase: MADNVTSLFRSTAAHSPSMAALTREGGDGVGPVDFCIPCNPYFPTPAMFDDMASRLRDIITYYPSSADTITAELCNLLQLPPQCVAMGNGSTELITWIDHLLVRESLAVPVPTFGRWTDQPMETGKRVDMFPLQESSGFALDLAQYAEFIRARGTRVAVICNPNNPDGGFLHRHALVQFMDAMAHLDLIIIDESFLEFADAENEPSTVQDAVMRPNVVVLRSLGKNFGLHGIRFGYMVANPALAGKIRTMLPKWNLNSFAEYVVFMLKNHGAEYMESLHQVRRDRLDMARQLSALPGLTVYPSQGNFLFVRLPVGAEGTVVRDRLLTEHRILVRECGNKVGSSSRFLRLVVRPQVDVRRLVSGLESVLYGSRRGAAVPELSTGTSYSSGTAAVDRLMSETNGTGMYDLAGQAMSMPAPAAASSMQFASPAPAPMPAAASMQFASPAQAPAPAAPMQFASPPQAPAPAAPMQFVSPVPAPMPMPMPMPAPMPAAPAASMPVPGLQPVSQTGMPGLAAAAQGRRTMGAAQGLTAAQVRGRTQPEPLEEPQGWPTAGAVYNQVG; encoded by the coding sequence ATGGCCGACAACGTCACCTCGTTGTTCCGCAGCACTGCGGCGCACAGCCCTTCGATGGCTGCGCTGACACGTGAGGGCGGCGACGGGGTGGGTCCGGTGGACTTCTGTATCCCGTGCAATCCGTACTTCCCCACGCCCGCCATGTTCGACGACATGGCGAGCAGACTGCGCGACATCATCACGTACTACCCCAGCAGCGCCGACACGATCACGGCCGAGCTGTGCAACCTGCTCCAACTGCCGCCGCAGTGCGTGGCGATGGGCAACGGCTCGACCGAACTCATCACCTGGATCGACCATCTGCTGGTCCGTGAGTCCCTCGCCGTCCCCGTCCCCACCTTCGGCCGCTGGACCGACCAGCCGATGGAGACCGGCAAGCGCGTCGACATGTTCCCGCTCCAGGAGTCCAGCGGCTTCGCCCTGGACCTCGCGCAGTACGCCGAGTTCATCCGTGCCCGCGGCACCCGGGTCGCCGTCATCTGCAACCCCAACAACCCCGACGGCGGCTTCCTGCACCGGCACGCGCTGGTGCAGTTCATGGACGCGATGGCCCACCTGGACCTGATCATCATCGACGAGTCGTTCCTGGAGTTCGCCGACGCCGAGAACGAGCCGAGCACGGTCCAGGACGCGGTCATGCGGCCCAACGTGGTCGTGCTGCGCAGCCTCGGCAAGAACTTCGGTCTGCACGGCATCCGCTTCGGCTACATGGTCGCCAACCCCGCCCTCGCCGGCAAGATCCGCACGATGCTGCCGAAGTGGAACCTCAACTCCTTCGCCGAGTACGTGGTGTTCATGCTGAAGAACCATGGCGCCGAGTACATGGAGAGCCTGCACCAGGTCCGCCGGGACCGCCTGGACATGGCCCGCCAGCTCTCCGCCCTCCCCGGGCTGACGGTCTACCCGTCGCAGGGGAACTTCCTCTTCGTGCGCCTGCCCGTGGGCGCCGAGGGCACCGTGGTCCGTGACCGGCTCCTCACCGAGCACCGGATCCTGGTCCGCGAGTGCGGCAACAAGGTCGGCTCGTCCAGTCGCTTCCTGCGACTCGTGGTCCGTCCCCAGGTCGACGTCCGTCGCCTGGTGTCCGGCCTGGAGTCGGTTCTCTACGGGTCCAGGAGGGGAGCCGCCGTACCCGAGCTGAGCACCGGGACCAGCTACAGCTCGGGTACGGCGGCCGTGGACCGGCTGATGAGCGAGACCAACGGCACCGGGATGTACGACCTCGCCGGGCAGGCCATGAGCATGCCCGCCCCGGCAGCCGCGTCCTCCATGCAGTTCGCGTCTCCCGCGCCGGCGCCCATGCCCGCCGCCGCGTCCATGCAGTTCGCGTCCCCGGCCCAGGCGCCCGCGCCCGCCGCGCCCATGCAGTTCGCGTCCCCGCCCCAGGCGCCCGCGCCCGCCGCGCCCATGCAGTTCGTGTCCCCCGTTCCGGCCCCGATGCCGATGCCGATGCCGATGCCGGCCCCGATGCCCGCCGCACCGGCCGCCTCCATGCCGGTCCCCGGCCTCCAGCCCGTCTCCCAGACCGGCATGCCCGGCCTCGCGGCCGCCGCCCAGGGCCGCCGCACCATGGGCGCGGCGCAGGGCCTCACCGCCGCACAGGTACGCGGCCGTACCCAGCCGGAGCCCCTGGAGGAACCGCAGGGGTGGCCGACGGCGGGCGCGGTGTACAACCAGGTGGGGTAG
- a CDS encoding STAS domain-containing protein, with the protein MVLPQLNVYRHDRTTRALITLSGEIDLATAPLVYAALAGCLRDDIRTIDVDLTAVTFCDAGGLNAFLTASRLGADAGTTLRLHHPPSAMARVIEMTGCGFLLHGRHTVRPPSPRVPAVAGGAP; encoded by the coding sequence ATGGTCCTTCCCCAACTGAACGTCTACCGGCACGACCGCACCACCCGTGCGCTGATCACCCTCTCCGGAGAGATCGACCTGGCCACCGCCCCGCTCGTGTACGCCGCACTGGCCGGATGCCTGCGCGACGACATCCGTACCATCGACGTCGATCTCACGGCGGTCACCTTCTGCGACGCCGGCGGGCTCAACGCGTTCCTCACGGCATCCCGGCTCGGCGCCGACGCGGGAACGACTCTCCGCCTGCACCATCCGCCCTCGGCCATGGCCCGCGTCATCGAGATGACCGGCTGTGGGTTCCTCCTCCATGGACGGCACACCGTCCGACCACCCTCACCCCGGGTGCCGGCCGTCGCGGGCGGCGCGCCGTGA